In Amaranthus tricolor cultivar Red isolate AtriRed21 chromosome 5, ASM2621246v1, whole genome shotgun sequence, a genomic segment contains:
- the LOC130813319 gene encoding probable WRKY transcription factor 7: MSHPIPFFIFPFSSNPIDFLSPLINFPSLLSSSPFFLLLLLNPFSTLLSLSKNSNPRLNMAVELMVGSYKSNPDTFAARMEENAVREATSAGLQSVAKLINLLSSQKEIIQDVNSQDYKAVADVAVDRFKKVISILDRNRTGHARFRRGPIDQPQIQPPTAVERKPLVLDSKPSIGSAFTRVVSSSQIQRLPPLPQQHSKMMERKECSTTINFSSSSALMAATNSYISSLTGDSDSLQPSSMSSGFQITNLSQVSPAGKPPLSSLKRKCNSMDDSKCSASDRCHCPKRRKSRVKRTVRVPAISLKMADIPPDDYSWRKYGQKPIKGSPHPRGYYKCSSVRGCPARKHVERAQDDPSMLIVTYEGDHSHPQSVTDATVAAALVLESS, from the exons ATGAGTCATCCGATACCTTTCTTTATTTTTCCATTCTCATCAAATCCCATTGACTTTCTCTCTCCCCTCATCAACTTTCCCTCTTTATTATCATCATCTCCATTTTTTCTCCTCTTATTACTCAACCCATTTTCTACtttactttctctctctaaaaattCAAATCCTAGATTAAATATGGCCGTTGAGCTAATGGTCGGATCTTACAAGAGTAATCCCGACACTTTTGCAGCAAGAATGGAAGAAAATGCCGTCCGAGAAGCGACGTCAGCTGGTCTTCAAAGTGTCGCAAAACTCATTAATCTACTCTCTTCCCAAAAGGAAATCATTCAAGATGTAAACTCCCAAGATTATAAAGCCGTCGCCGATGTTGCCGTCGATAGATTCAAAAAGGTTATTTCGATTCTAGACCGTAATCGAACTGGTCATGCCCGATTCCGGCGGGGCCCAATAGATCAACCCCAAATTCAACCGCCGACGGCGGTGGAGCGGAAACCGTTGGTTTTAGATTCTAAACCGTCGATTGGATCCGCTTTTACAAGAGTTGTTAGTTCTTCTCAGATCCAACGGTTACCACCACTTCCACAACAGCATAGTAAGATGATGGAGAGAAAGGAGTGTTCTACTACtattaatttttcttcttcttcagctTTAATGGCGGCGACGAACTCATATATATCGTCTTTGACTGGAGATTCTGATAGTTTACAGCCATCTTCAATGTCTTCTGGGTTTCAAATAACGAATTTATCACAAGTTTCACCTGCTGGTAAACCTCCGCTTTCTTCTTTGAAGAGGAAGTGTAATTCCATGGATGATTCTAAGTGTTCTGCTTCTGACCGCTGCCATTGCCCCAAAagaag GAAGTCAAGGGTAAAGAGAACGGTGAGAGTACCAGCTATTAGCTTAAAGATGGCTGATATTCCTCCAGATGATTATTCATGGAGAAAATATGGTCAAAAACCAATCAAAGGATCACCTCATCCAAG AGGTTATTACAAATGTAGTAGCGTGAGGGGATGTCCAGCACGTAAACATGTGGAGCGAGCACAAGATGATCCATCAATGTTaattgtgacatacgaaggtgATCACAGCCATCCACAATCCGTTACCGACGCTACTGTTGCTGCTGCACTTGTACTCGAATCCTCTTAG